The Janthinobacterium tructae genome contains the following window.
GAACAGCTCGTCGTTATACGTTTCATACGGGCCGATGGTGATGTCGACGGGCGAATCGAGGTCCATCCAGGCGAAGTCGGACGGCAAGTAATCGTTGTCGAGGAAAGCCTTGGCGCGCAGGGTCAGGAATTTCTTCAGCGATGCGTTGTCCGTGGCGGCTGCCGCCTCGTCGAGCAGCTTGGCCAGCTGTTTCAGTTCCACCTTGTATTCGTCCGAATACTTGACGGTCTGGTATTTGCCATCCTTGCCCGCGCGAATCGTCGTGAAGAACCATTGCGCCTGCTGCTTGTCATCCGCCGACAAGCCATTCATCCACGTTTCCAGGCTGGCCTTGGTGGCGCCCTGCGGATAGAAATTGCCCGCTTCCGGCTTGTGTGCGGGAATGGCGATGCCCGCATAGCTGGCCGGCATGAACGAGGCGTGCGCGTCGAGCACCGACCATGGGCCCTTGTTGATCCAGAAATAGTTCAGGCGGGCCTGGCCCAGCTTTGATTTGTCCTTCTTCAAGGCCGCCCACAGGGCTTCATTGCCGGACCAGCGCTGGCGCAGTTGCAGCACGTCGACCAGCTTGGCCGCCTCGACCAGCTTGGCGATGGCCTGGCGGTCGCCGGCAGACAGGTGCGTGACGTCAGCCGTCAGCGCAACGGGCGCGTAGCGGGCGCTCATGCTGGTCAGTTGTTGCGCCGTGGCCGGGATTGCTGGTGCGGCGGCTGGCGTTGCGGCGCAGGCGCTGCCGACGGCAGCGGCCATCAGCAGGGGAATCAGGAGTTTTTTCATGGGGGTCTCGGTAAGATTTTTCTCAGAAGCGGCTGGCGCGGATGGCGCGCTACCGCTTTCTTGCTCAGCCTGCGATTGTCCCACCTGCCCCCATGGCATGGCAAGCCGCTTACCAGACCTTGTACACCTGCCCCGTCTGCGCCCCTTCCACGCTGCGGCTGTAAGCCAGGGCCACGCGGCTGGCGGCGGCCGGCTCGAAGCCGTAGAAGAACGGGCCATACGCGTCCAGCGATTCGGCCAGGACCGTAGGGCTGACGACATTGATGCGCATGCCGCGCGCCAGTTCGATGGCGGCGCCCCGCACGAAGCCTTCCACGGCCGCATTCGTCATGCTGGCGGCCGCGCCGAAGCGGATAGGCTGCTCGGCCACGATGCCGCTGGTGAGCGTGATCGAGCCGCCGTCGTTCAGGTATTCCTGCGCCACCAGCGCCACGTTGACCTGGCCCATCAGCTTGCTGTCCAGACCCAGCTGGAATTGCTCGGGGGTGAACTCGGCCAGGGGGCCGAAATGCAGCTTGCCCGCCGTCACGACGACGGCATCGACCTTGCCGATGCGCTTGAACAGGGCGCGCACTTGCGCGATGTCGCTCATGTCGGCCTGATGCGTGCCGCTGCGGCTGCCCACTTCGATGATTTCATGGCGTTGCGCCAGTTGCGCCGCGACGGCCGTGCCGATGGTACCGCTAGCGCCGATGATGACGATTTTCATGCTGTTTCCTTGTGTGGGTTGAACGATGCAGCCAGTATGCGCCGCTTCCAAAAAGGAATAAATACGCTAGAATTTACAAGATTACTAATCCACAGTTTTCAATCGAGGCATATGGATAAATTGCGCAGCATGGAGATTTTTGTCGCCGTCGTCGATGCGGGCAGTTTCACGGCGGCCGCCGAGGCGTTTCAGATTTCGCCCGTGATGGTGGGCAAGCACATCAAGCAGCTGGAAGAGCGGCTGGGTGCGCGCTTGCTGGCGCGCACGACGCGCCGGCAAAGTCTGACGGAAATCGGCCTGCAGTATGTGGAGCAGTGCCGCCAGATCCTGGCGCAGATCGCGGCGGCCGAAACGGGTGCGGAAGCCATGCGCTCCACGCCGCGCGGCAAGCTGAAAATCACGGCCCCCGTGTCCTTCGGCAGCGAGTGCATCGCGCCGCTGATGGCCGACTACCTCGATGCATATCCGGAAGTGAGCCTGGAATTGAGTCTGAACGACAGGACGGTGGACCTGGTGGAAGAAGGGTTCGATGCGGCCATCCGCATCGGCAAGCTGGAAGATTCCGCCATGGTGGCGCGCGTGCTGCGGCCGTATGCGATGGTGATCTGCGCCGCGCCCGCCTATCTGGCAAGACATGGCACGCCGCGCACGCCGGCCGACCTGGCGCGCCACGAATGCCTGGACTTCATGCAGTGGACGCGCCACGTGCGCTGGCGCCTGGCCAGGAGCGGCGACGACGACGGCAGCCCCGTGCGCGAAAGCCGCTTCCGCTCGAACAATGGCCAGGCGCTGCGCGTGGCGGCCCTGCACGGCTTCGGCATCGTCATGCAGGCGGAAATCCTGATGGCCGGCGATATCGCCGCTGGCAGGCTGGTGCCGCTGCTGGCAGGCTACGTGCCGGCACCGCGCCCAATGCACCTCGTGTATGCGCGCGACCGCCAGCCCACGCCCAAGCTGACGACCTTCATCGATTTTCTGCTGGAACGCTACGGGCCAGCGGCGACACCGCCGCCGGCCACGCTCACGTAACTTGGGGAGCTTAGTTGGCTTTTGCCAGCTTCGCCAGCTCGCCGTCCGGCTGCCAGCCGGCGCCGAGTGAGCGGGCCACGGCGACCGTCGCCAGCAGGCGCTGGGTCTTGATCTGCACGGCGGCGCGGTCCGCTGTCAGCGAACTGCGCTGCGCATCGGTGACGTCCAGATAGGTCGAGATGCCGCGCTCATAGCGCGTGCGCGCCACCAGGTAGGCGCGCGCGGCGGCTGCCTGCGACAGGGCCTGGGCGTCGCCCTGCAACTGGCGCTGCTCCACGTCGGACAGCGCATCTTCCACTTCGCGCAAGGCCGTCAGCAGCTTCGTTTCGTGATTCGCCACGGCTTCCGCATAGCGCGCCTTGGACAAGTCCAGATTCGCCTGGTTGCGGCCACCGTCAAAGATTGGCAGGGACAGGGCC
Protein-coding sequences here:
- a CDS encoding short chain dehydrogenase, which encodes MKIVIIGASGTIGTAVAAQLAQRHEIIEVGSRSGTHQADMSDIAQVRALFKRIGKVDAVVVTAGKLHFGPLAEFTPEQFQLGLDSKLMGQVNVALVAQEYLNDGGSITLTSGIVAEQPIRFGAAASMTNAAVEGFVRGAAIELARGMRINVVSPTVLAESLDAYGPFFYGFEPAAASRVALAYSRSVEGAQTGQVYKVW
- a CDS encoding LysR family transcriptional regulator, producing MDKLRSMEIFVAVVDAGSFTAAAEAFQISPVMVGKHIKQLEERLGARLLARTTRRQSLTEIGLQYVEQCRQILAQIAAAETGAEAMRSTPRGKLKITAPVSFGSECIAPLMADYLDAYPEVSLELSLNDRTVDLVEEGFDAAIRIGKLEDSAMVARVLRPYAMVICAAPAYLARHGTPRTPADLARHECLDFMQWTRHVRWRLARSGDDDGSPVRESRFRSNNGQALRVAALHGFGIVMQAEILMAGDIAAGRLVPLLAGYVPAPRPMHLVYARDRQPTPKLTTFIDFLLERYGPAATPPPATLT